CCGAATTAAGCGCACAAAATTTTTTGTTTCGGAATAGGGTAGATAATCTTTGATTTGGGCATACGCCTCTTGGTATCTTGATTTTTTTAAAAACGCTTCGCAGATGAGGGAATCAAGATAAAAATTCTTACCGACCCGGGTGGAGAAATTTAAAAGTTTGTGCTCAAAATCGCTGGTATCCTGAAAAATTGTATCAATCCCTGCGGGTTTTAACCACCGGTCTTTTGGGAGGTGTCTTATATTCAAAAATTTACATACTACTTCTGGTTCAGGCGAAGTGCAAAGAAGATTGCTGTCTATTGAACAGGAGTCACAAAAAAATCTCAGAAGCTTCTGTTCCGTATGCCAGTGTTCGACTTTTTCCATGCGTTTAAGAAGCACTGGTAAGTCATTTATGCGTAAGTCGACACTGAAAAGGGCCCAGCGATATAACTGCTCATCGGGTATTTCATCCAAACGGGTGTTGATATATTCCCACCAAGCATTGATGGTATCACCCATTGCCAGGTAAGTGGCGATCAGATAAATCTTTCTTTTTATGCTTTTTAATTCCTTAAAAACTTTGATTTTTTCTTCCCAGTTTTTTAAACCAACCGCCTTCAAAATTTTAAGCGATTCATTTTCGGGCGCAAAGGAGAGGAGTTCCTCAATATTCCATCCTTGAGCCCCCAAATTCACCAGGATGGTATTGACAACACTGGTCTCGGGTTCCAGGTATTCGTATCTTTTTAAGTATTCCCATGCCAGGGGGAAAAGATTTTTTCGGATAAGATGCTGGAGCAGAAGATTACAGACTTCGTATCTTTTATGATGGAAGGGGAAGAAACTTAAATAGCTATTTACCGTCGTAAGAAGATTGATTAAATCCTGTTGCTGGTCATAGATTTTAATTAGATAATAAGTGGCTTCGGGAACAAGGGTATCGGTTGGATTTTCCCGGAGAAAATTATCCAACAAAATTTGCGCAAGTCGATAATTCCCGGATTGATAGTTTTTCAATCCGGTCTCAAAATCGGATGCTCGGAGTAGATTGAGTGTTAAAATCAATATGAGGGATATACCGGATGGGCGGATGACCATTTACCTAATTCCGTTTAATATAATCTGTTCCATCAGAGTGGCGGAACGGTCCCATGAGAAATTCATTGCCCAATCACGGGCGGCACGGGAAAATGCAGTCCAACGCTCATCGTTGATGAGTAGTTCTTTAATCCGCGCTGCTAATTCCGGGATATTGCCGTATTCATAAAGATAACCCGTCTTTCCATCAATGATTGTTTCCTTTAAGCCCGGAGCCCGGGCACAGATGACAGGTGTTCCGCAAGCCTGGGCTTCCAACACCGTCAGACCCCAACCTTCTTTTATAGAGGGTTGAACGACAACCCGTGCCTTCTGATACATCTCATATTTTTCTTTTTCACTCACGAAGCCCTTGAATTCTACATTTAACTTTAAATTTTTTGCCAGTTTCTTTAAGTCCTCAAGGGCATCCCCGGTTCCGACGAGCGCGAGTTGGACGGGGTGTTCATTTTTTACCAAATGGATTGCATACAGCAGATGGTCAATCGATTTATACCGTTTGATTCTGCCCACATACAGAACGAGGTTCTGTTCCCGTTTAATACGATTATCAATTAGAACTTCTGGAATGCCGCTGTAAACTATGGAGATATTTTGTTTGATTCCCATTTTCCTTAAATCTTCAGCGGTGCTCTGAGAGATAGCAATAAACTGCGAACGAGCGTAGAAAATAGGAATTAAACTTTCCGTTAAATAAACGTAACTGGCAAACAAGGGGTTTGTTTCCCGAAAGATAGTTTTGCGGAAAAGATGCATGATCATGATTAAATTTTTCTTCCGGGTGAAAAAAGGTGAGTAAAAGGGTATTTTGTTCTGGTCGTCAATTATCACATCAATTTTTCGATGCCTCAAAAGTGCGCGCAGGGCCCATGGTACATAAAAATTGAAGTTAAAACGCCGCCCAATCCGGAAGATCTCAAAACCATCAAGGATTTCATAACGCTTCTGTTTCAAACCGCGACTGCAGAGAAGCAAAACTTTATGCCCCCTTTTGATGAGTCGGGAAAATATTTCGTAAAGGTATACTTCCGCTCCTCCGGCATAGGGGTTCTTCCAGTCCTGCCAGTTGACGATTAGAATATTCATTTATGGCATTTATGAGGTTTTGATTTTTGCCCGCCAGTAATTCAACAGGTCTTCAACGGTTTTTTCCAGTGGAATTTTGGGTGACCAACCGGTTAATTTTGCAAACTTTTCGCCATTGCCTTCCAGGACCATGATATCAGTTTTTCGTATACGTGTTGGATCAACTTTGACTTCAAAATCCACTCGGGCAAATTTTTTGAACAGTTCGATCACGGTCCCCAATGCATACGACCGGCCGGAGGAGATGTTGAATACTTCGTTGGGGACAAATTTTTCTATAGCAAGTTTATAAGCTCCAACCACATCAAGCACATTCATAAATTCTCTTTTTACTTCAATATTGCCCACTTCAATCAATGGTATTTTCTTACCGCGTTCGATTTCGGCGATCTGCCGGGCGATCGAAGGTAATACAAAGTCCGGTGTCTGCCCTGGCCCGGTGTGGTTGAAAGGCCTTAGAATCATCACTTCTATATTATTCCCGGAGTATTCCCGGCATATCAGTTCTCCAGCATATTTGCTTACTGCATAAGGATTTTTCAGCATAATAGGAGAATCTTCCTTTAGATTCTCCCCCCCACCGTAGACTTCACAAGTGGAGACAAAGATGAATTTGATTTTTTTATTCAAGGCAAGGGCGCTTTCCAGGAGATTCACGGTTCCCATTATGTTGGTATTGTAGGTAGCCGGTCGGTCGATGAAAGATTTGGCGACAGAGCTGATAGCTGCCAGGTGAAAAATGATATCGGGATTATGAATTTTTAATGTTTCGCGCACCATCTCAAAGTTTAATATATCCATTTCTACATATTTACCGGTCTTGGGTCGGAGAGGAGGATAACATGTGGGGATGAGCATGGCGAGTGTTTCTTTTAAAACCTTAACCAGATGGGAGCCAACAAAACCCTCGGCACCCGTGATGAGAATACGGTTCATAGGATACGGGAGCGCCAGTAATCTAAAAGGTCTTTCAAGGTTTGTTCCAACGGGATGGAGGGTTCCCAGCCGGTGGCGACATGGAACTTTTCATACGAGCCGATGAGAAGTTCTACATCCGAGGGTCTCATCCGGGCTGGATCTGGTACTATTTCCAGGTCCAGATTTACCAATGCAATCATTTTATCAAGCAGTTCCTTTATCTTGATGCCTTTCCCGGAGGCGATATTGTAGACTTCGCCGGGTGTGCCTTTTTTTAATGCTAAATAATAACCCCGAACCACATCCCGGACATCCGAAAAATCCCGGACTGCTTCCAGATTACCGACATATATAATCGGTTTGCGTTTCTTTTTTTCAATTTCAATTAGCTGTCGGGCAAAATTGGATGAGACAAAAACCTCACCCCGACGCGGACCGGTGTGATTGAATGCCCGGGTACGGACAATTTTTAGACCATAACTTTTGTAGTATTGAAAACCAAGCAAGTCCTGGGCGACTTTACTTACTGCATAGGGGCTTAAAGGTCGCAGTGGATTTGTTTCTTTTATGGGCACTTCCTGGGGATGAACAAGTCCGTATTCTTCACTGGATCCCGCAATATGGATAAAAGGATCAATCTTTAATTCACGCACCCCTTCAAAGATATTCAATTCCCCGAGGACATTGGTTGTCAAAGTCTCCGCAGGGGCGCGCCAGGAAAACGGAACATAGCTTTGAGCCGCAAGGTGGAAGATATAATCAGGCCGAGTTTCACTCAAGACATATTTCACGGCCGTGGCGTCCCGAATATCACACTCAAACAATTTTATCTTATCAAGAATGTGTTCAATATTTTCGAGTCGGGAACGCCATTTGATTGTTCCAACTACTTCAATATTTTGAGATAAAAGATATTCAGCAAGATGACTACCGGCGAATCCCGAGATGCCGGTGATGAGTGCTTTCATAGGCCTCCCTTCTTTTCCAGACCCGCAGGCAGGTATGCCGTAGGATCAACGGCTTGTCCTTTGAAGATTATCTCATAATGGAGATGGGGAGAGGTGGATTTGCCCGTGGAACCCACCGTTCCAATAATCTTTCCACCAGTGACCATATCTCCATGTTTTACCAAAATAGAATGGAGATGCCCGTAAAATGTTTTGTAATTTGTACTGTGTTCAATTACGATATAATTTCCATAAAAGGTATCTACCCCAACTGCAATTACCTTGCCTGGTCCGGCAGCGACAACCGGTGAATAAAACGGCGCAGCAATATCAATGCCTTTATGGCTTTCGTTAAATTTTCTTGAGATCGTGCCAATTGCCGGTAACAAATAAGGAAGATTTTCTTCCTCAGGACTGACTTTTTTCTCAGCGCTTAAAATTAAGGTGCTGTCAACAACTGGGATCACCGGCGTCGGAGTTTTATCTATTCCTAACATTTTTTTGATTCGTTGATTTT
The DNA window shown above is from candidate division WOR-3 bacterium and carries:
- a CDS encoding glycosyltransferase family 4 protein — translated: MNILIVNWQDWKNPYAGGAEVYLYEIFSRLIKRGHKVLLLCSRGLKQKRYEILDGFEIFRIGRRFNFNFYVPWALRALLRHRKIDVIIDDQNKIPFYSPFFTRKKNLIMIMHLFRKTIFRETNPLFASYVYLTESLIPIFYARSQFIAISQSTAEDLRKMGIKQNISIVYSGIPEVLIDNRIKREQNLVLYVGRIKRYKSIDHLLYAIHLVKNEHPVQLALVGTGDALEDLKKLAKNLKLNVEFKGFVSEKEKYEMYQKARVVVQPSIKEGWGLTVLEAQACGTPVICARAPGLKETIIDGKTGYLYEYGNIPELAARIKELLINDERWTAFSRAARDWAMNFSWDRSATLMEQIILNGIR
- a CDS encoding GDP-mannose 4,6-dehydratase, whose translation is MNRILITGAEGFVGSHLVKVLKETLAMLIPTCYPPLRPKTGKYVEMDILNFEMVRETLKIHNPDIIFHLAAISSVAKSFIDRPATYNTNIMGTVNLLESALALNKKIKFIFVSTCEVYGGGENLKEDSPIMLKNPYAVSKYAGELICREYSGNNIEVMILRPFNHTGPGQTPDFVLPSIARQIAEIERGKKIPLIEVGNIEVKREFMNVLDVVGAYKLAIEKFVPNEVFNISSGRSYALGTVIELFKKFARVDFEVKVDPTRIRKTDIMVLEGNGEKFAKLTGWSPKIPLEKTVEDLLNYWRAKIKTS
- a CDS encoding GDP-mannose 4,6-dehydratase — its product is MKALITGISGFAGSHLAEYLLSQNIEVVGTIKWRSRLENIEHILDKIKLFECDIRDATAVKYVLSETRPDYIFHLAAQSYVPFSWRAPAETLTTNVLGELNIFEGVRELKIDPFIHIAGSSEEYGLVHPQEVPIKETNPLRPLSPYAVSKVAQDLLGFQYYKSYGLKIVRTRAFNHTGPRRGEVFVSSNFARQLIEIEKKKRKPIIYVGNLEAVRDFSDVRDVVRGYYLALKKGTPGEVYNIASGKGIKIKELLDKMIALVNLDLEIVPDPARMRPSDVELLIGSYEKFHVATGWEPSIPLEQTLKDLLDYWRSRIL
- a CDS encoding M23 family metallopeptidase, with protein sequence MKKGFSIIIVSTDSASSRHIFIPRRFFFIFLVLLLLIAILFVFGFVTYGAFSYRMVESALLKRRLNAVEKEFSRLEELKKKLELSEIENQRIKKMLGIDKTPTPVIPVVDSTLILSAEKKVSPEEENLPYLLPAIGTISRKFNESHKGIDIAAPFYSPVVAAGPGKVIAVGVDTFYGNYIVIEHSTNYKTFYGHLHSILVKHGDMVTGGKIIGTVGSTGKSTSPHLHYEIIFKGQAVDPTAYLPAGLEKKGGL